In the Sediminibacter sp. Hel_I_10 genome, one interval contains:
- a CDS encoding DUF4382 domain-containing protein, with protein MKNLSTYKSILFSLFILVMLSSCSNDSEGLNDSQSVVSVKLKSASEDTNRLMLDIESVKLMIGDNEFDANSWLPLATINRGVQNLSQYNEGAELVLVENALVPAGKIKKIKLILGDNNVIVIDNVTKKLVAQDGEIAPSNIVSTTLAANKSYEFILEFEADNSVVIANDDINFRPEMNTLMRHLNN; from the coding sequence GTGAAAAATCTATCTACCTACAAATCTATACTATTTTCTTTATTTATTTTGGTTATGCTTTCAAGCTGTTCTAATGACAGTGAAGGTCTTAACGATTCGCAGTCAGTCGTAAGCGTAAAACTTAAGAGCGCTTCAGAAGATACTAATCGTCTTATGTTAGATATAGAATCTGTTAAACTAATGATTGGCGATAACGAATTTGACGCCAACAGTTGGTTACCACTAGCGACAATAAATAGAGGTGTGCAGAATTTATCACAATATAATGAAGGTGCTGAGTTGGTATTAGTGGAGAACGCTTTGGTGCCTGCAGGTAAAATCAAAAAAATCAAACTAATTTTAGGAGACAACAATGTTATTGTTATTGATAATGTTACAAAAAAATTAGTGGCTCAAGATGGTGAAATAGCTCCTTCTAACATTGTATCAACAACCTTGGCCGCAAATAAGAGCTATGAATTTATTTTAGAATTTGAGGCTGATAATTCTGTTGTTATAGCTAATGACGACATCAACTTTAGACCAGAAATGAATACTTTAATGAGACATTTGAATAATTAA
- a CDS encoding MoxR family ATPase, with translation MEETGTIDIKSINEKIERESAFVDLLMMEMNKVIVGQKHMVERLLIGLLGRGHILLEGVPGLAKTLAINTLSQAVDASFSRIQFTPDLLPADVVGTLIYNMKINDFSIKKGPIFANFVLADEINRAPAKVQSALLEAMQEKQVTIGDETFILDKPFLVMATQNPVEQEGTYPLPEAQVDRFMLKTVIDYPKQADEQLIMRANLKGAWEKVNPVVSIEQILRAQDVVREVYMDEKIEKYILDIIFATRYPDQYKLGDLKPLISFGASPRGSINLATAAKCYAFIKRRGYVIPEDVRAVVYDVLRHRIGITYEAEAENVTSEDIISKIVNEIEVP, from the coding sequence ATGGAAGAAACAGGTACAATAGACATCAAGTCTATTAATGAGAAGATAGAAAGAGAAAGTGCCTTTGTCGATTTGTTGATGATGGAAATGAATAAAGTCATCGTTGGTCAAAAGCACATGGTAGAGCGTTTGCTCATAGGGCTTTTAGGACGAGGCCATATTTTGCTTGAAGGTGTCCCTGGACTAGCTAAGACTTTAGCAATTAACACCTTGTCACAAGCTGTAGATGCTAGTTTTAGTAGAATACAGTTTACTCCAGATTTATTGCCTGCCGATGTGGTTGGTACCCTCATTTATAATATGAAGATCAATGATTTCTCTATTAAAAAGGGTCCCATCTTCGCAAATTTTGTACTTGCCGATGAGATTAACAGAGCGCCAGCCAAAGTGCAATCTGCCCTTTTAGAGGCCATGCAAGAGAAACAGGTGACTATTGGTGATGAAACTTTTATTTTAGATAAGCCATTTTTAGTTATGGCCACCCAAAACCCAGTAGAGCAAGAAGGAACCTATCCATTGCCAGAAGCACAAGTTGACCGTTTTATGCTAAAAACCGTCATCGATTATCCAAAACAAGCCGACGAGCAACTCATAATGAGAGCAAATCTTAAAGGCGCTTGGGAAAAAGTAAATCCGGTAGTTTCTATTGAGCAGATTCTTAGAGCTCAAGATGTGGTTCGCGAAGTCTATATGGACGAGAAAATAGAAAAATACATTCTAGATATCATTTTTGCAACACGTTATCCAGACCAATATAAATTAGGAGATTTAAAACCATTGATCTCTTTTGGGGCATCACCTCGTGGTAGTATTAACTTGGCAACTGCTGCCAAATGTTATGCATTTATTAAGCGTCGTGGCTATGTAATTCCAGAAGATGTTCGTGCTGTAGTTTATGATGTACTGCGTCATAGAATTGGCATCACTTACGAAGCCGAAGCAGAAAATGTAACTTCCGAAGATATCATCAGTAAAATAGTTAACGAGATTGAGGTGCCTTAA
- a CDS encoding DUF58 domain-containing protein, with protein MDTKELLKKVRKIEIKTRRLSDHIFGGEYHSTFKGRGMTFSEVRAYQFGDDVRSIDWNVTARYNEPFVKVFEEERELTMMLVVDISGSKLFGTQDQFKDEIITEIAATLAFSATQNNDKIGLILFSDEIELYIPPKKGRSHVLRLIRELIEFEPKSKKTDVAMALKFLSNVMKKKAIVFVLSDFIAEDYKQTLKIAAKRHDITGIRVYDRHEEHIPNLGMVQMEDEETGELVLINTASKKVREDYSNYYKENVNYYKESFTKSGAGVIDCRVDESYVKKLLGYFKRRN; from the coding sequence ATGGATACTAAAGAACTTCTAAAAAAAGTACGAAAAATAGAGATCAAGACCCGTCGGTTGTCTGATCATATTTTTGGAGGCGAATACCATTCGACCTTTAAGGGGCGAGGTATGACCTTTTCTGAAGTGAGAGCGTATCAATTTGGAGATGACGTGCGTAGTATTGATTGGAACGTTACCGCCAGATACAATGAGCCCTTTGTTAAAGTGTTTGAAGAAGAGCGAGAGCTCACCATGATGTTAGTGGTGGATATTTCTGGGTCAAAATTGTTTGGAACCCAAGATCAGTTTAAGGACGAAATCATCACAGAGATAGCCGCAACATTAGCCTTTTCTGCAACCCAAAACAATGATAAAATTGGTTTGATTCTCTTTTCAGATGAAATTGAACTATACATTCCTCCAAAAAAGGGACGCTCACATGTATTAAGGCTTATTCGAGAGCTCATTGAATTTGAGCCGAAAAGTAAAAAAACAGATGTTGCAATGGCGCTTAAATTTCTCTCAAACGTGATGAAGAAGAAGGCCATTGTTTTTGTGCTTTCAGATTTTATAGCAGAAGACTATAAGCAAACCCTTAAAATAGCAGCAAAACGCCATGATATTACGGGTATTCGGGTTTACGACAGACATGAGGAGCACATTCCTAACCTAGGAATGGTGCAAATGGAAGACGAAGAAACAGGAGAGCTGGTGCTCATTAATACCGCTTCTAAAAAAGTAAGAGAAGATTATAGTAATTACTATAAAGAAAATGTCAACTATTATAAAGAATCCTTTACCAAATCTGGTGCAGGCGTTATAGACTGTCGTGTTGACGAAAGTTATGTCAAAAAACTGTTAGGCTATTTTAAGCGTAGAAATTAA
- a CDS encoding VWA domain-containing protein, which yields MFEGIEFFNKEFFWLFLLLPIAIAWYVVKRNQQTAALKMSSLKGFKPKQSILPKLKPLLFVLRLLALAFLITALARPRTSDETTKTKTTKGIDIVMAIDVSASMLAKDLQPNRLEALKNVAAEFIKGRPNDRIGLVEYAGESYTKTPITSDKAIVLRSLRDIKYNTIIEGGTAIGMGLATSVNRLKDSKAKSKVIILLTDGVNNSGFIDPKIASELAVEYGIKVYTIGLGTNGMALSPSALLPNGNFQYQRVKVEIDEDLLQEIADVTNGKYFRATDNRKLKEIYSEINKLEKTEIEELKFTTYDEKFRPLVLIALGLILLEVLLKFTVFKSFV from the coding sequence ATGTTTGAAGGCATCGAATTTTTTAATAAAGAGTTTTTCTGGTTGTTTTTACTGCTACCAATAGCAATCGCATGGTATGTTGTCAAAAGAAACCAACAAACGGCTGCTTTAAAAATGTCTAGTCTCAAGGGGTTTAAGCCAAAGCAATCGATTTTACCTAAGTTAAAACCATTGCTTTTTGTGCTACGTTTATTGGCTTTAGCATTTTTAATAACAGCATTGGCAAGGCCAAGAACCTCAGATGAGACTACAAAAACCAAAACCACAAAGGGGATAGATATTGTTATGGCTATTGATGTTTCGGCAAGTATGTTGGCAAAAGACCTTCAGCCCAATCGTCTAGAAGCCTTGAAAAATGTGGCAGCAGAATTTATTAAAGGTCGCCCTAACGACCGTATTGGTCTTGTAGAATACGCTGGAGAAAGCTACACCAAAACCCCCATTACAAGTGATAAAGCCATCGTGCTACGCTCATTGAGAGACATCAAATACAATACTATAATTGAGGGAGGGACTGCTATTGGTATGGGTTTGGCTACTTCTGTTAACCGATTAAAAGATAGCAAGGCTAAAAGTAAAGTAATCATTCTGTTAACAGATGGGGTAAACAACTCAGGATTTATAGACCCTAAAATTGCAAGTGAATTAGCTGTAGAATATGGCATAAAAGTCTATACCATTGGCTTGGGAACAAATGGGATGGCATTATCGCCTTCGGCGCTTTTACCTAACGGAAATTTTCAATACCAACGTGTCAAAGTAGAAATTGATGAAGACTTGCTTCAAGAGATTGCAGATGTCACTAACGGAAAATACTTTAGAGCGACCGATAATAGAAAACTTAAAGAAATTTATTCTGAAATCAATAAGCTCGAAAAAACAGAGATCGAAGAATTAAAGTTCACTACCTATGATGAGAAGTTTAGGCCATTAGTACTCATTGCATTGGGTTTAATTTTGCTGGAAGTGTTGCTGAAATTTACAGTATTCAAGAGTTTTGTTTAA
- a CDS encoding VWA domain-containing protein, producing MFQYQLEEKIWFWVLVLIPILILLFALLQFWKYRAQKRFANSAMLKRLSPNQSRFKGILKIFVLSLAIACFAIALVNPKIGTRLETVKREGVDIVFAVDVSKSMLAEDIAPNRLEKSKQLVTQIINNLGSDRVGIIAYAGKAFPQLPITTDYSSAKMFLQNMNTDMMSSQGTAINEAIELAKTYFDDDQDTNRVLIIISDGEDHNQQANTVAEEASKEGIRIFTIGVGDVKGGRIPIKRNGVLLNYKKNNEGETVITKLDENTLKQIAEEANGAYLNGSNTAEVVDGIKDILNRMDKTEFEAKEFADFKDQFQWFLGFGICFLFLDIFFLERKTAWLKRLNLFNEDF from the coding sequence ATGTTTCAATATCAATTAGAAGAAAAAATATGGTTTTGGGTCTTAGTATTGATCCCAATACTCATTTTGCTTTTTGCCCTTCTACAATTTTGGAAATATCGCGCGCAAAAACGTTTCGCTAATAGCGCCATGCTAAAACGATTGAGCCCAAACCAATCCCGTTTTAAAGGTATTTTAAAGATTTTTGTATTGAGTTTAGCCATTGCCTGTTTTGCAATTGCATTGGTAAACCCAAAAATTGGTACAAGATTAGAAACCGTGAAACGCGAAGGTGTAGATATTGTATTTGCGGTAGATGTTTCTAAAAGTATGCTGGCCGAGGATATTGCTCCTAACCGTTTAGAGAAATCAAAACAACTGGTCACCCAAATCATCAATAATTTAGGGAGTGACCGCGTGGGGATCATTGCCTATGCTGGCAAAGCGTTTCCGCAATTACCAATTACTACAGATTATTCTTCGGCCAAAATGTTTCTTCAAAACATGAATACCGATATGATGTCTTCACAAGGAACAGCCATTAACGAAGCCATTGAATTGGCAAAAACCTATTTTGATGATGATCAAGATACCAATAGGGTATTGATTATTATTTCAGATGGTGAAGATCATAACCAGCAAGCTAACACAGTTGCAGAAGAGGCGAGTAAAGAGGGGATTCGAATTTTTACTATTGGCGTTGGAGATGTGAAGGGCGGGAGAATTCCCATTAAAAGAAATGGTGTGCTGCTCAATTATAAAAAGAATAACGAGGGAGAGACCGTCATCACAAAATTAGACGAAAACACGTTAAAGCAAATTGCAGAGGAAGCCAATGGCGCTTATTTGAACGGAAGCAATACGGCTGAGGTGGTTGATGGCATTAAGGACATACTTAACCGTATGGATAAGACCGAATTTGAGGCCAAGGAATTTGCTGACTTTAAAGATCAGTTTCAATGGTTTTTAGGTTTCGGGATATGTTTTCTTTTCCTGGATATTTTCTTTTTAGAACGAAAAACCGCTTGGCTAAAACGCCTCAACCTTTTTAACGAAGATTTTTAG
- a CDS encoding tetratricopeptide repeat protein, translating to MKSTISLLLLFLSVFVFGQDKEAEKREQLSLKKANSYVYDANELIDADNYISAEKEYRKAISEQPTNVAGTYNLANAYYEKGNYDEALYRLEQASKNATDKSERHKAFHNMGNILMKNKMCKEAVEAFKNALRNDPSDDETRYNLAVAKECAQEQQGKDDQEEKNDENKDDENKDKDKKEDDEKKDDKKDQGDQDKKEGDDKKDEDQKPQDEKDNEKKGNPDDKKEDQAKPKPQPGQLSPQQIKSLLEAMNNNEQKVQEKMNAEKQKGVKVQTEKDW from the coding sequence ATGAAAAGTACAATTAGCTTACTCTTATTATTCCTTTCTGTTTTTGTTTTTGGTCAAGATAAAGAGGCCGAGAAACGAGAACAATTATCGCTTAAAAAAGCCAATAGTTACGTTTATGATGCCAATGAGCTCATAGATGCAGACAATTATATTTCCGCAGAAAAAGAGTATCGTAAAGCCATTTCAGAGCAGCCTACAAATGTTGCAGGCACCTATAATTTGGCCAATGCCTATTATGAAAAAGGCAACTATGATGAGGCATTGTATAGATTAGAGCAAGCATCAAAAAATGCAACAGATAAGAGTGAAAGACATAAAGCCTTTCATAATATGGGCAATATCCTCATGAAAAATAAGATGTGTAAAGAAGCTGTAGAAGCTTTTAAAAATGCACTTCGAAATGATCCTTCTGATGATGAAACCCGTTATAATTTAGCGGTTGCTAAAGAGTGTGCCCAAGAGCAACAGGGCAAAGACGATCAAGAAGAGAAAAACGACGAAAACAAGGACGACGAAAACAAAGACAAGGATAAGAAAGAAGACGACGAAAAGAAAGACGATAAAAAAGATCAAGGCGACCAAGATAAGAAAGAAGGGGACGATAAAAAAGATGAGGATCAAAAGCCCCAAGATGAAAAAGACAATGAGAAAAAGGGCAATCCAGATGATAAAAAAGAAGATCAGGCAAAACCTAAGCCACAACCTGGTCAATTATCTCCTCAGCAAATAAAAAGCTTGTTAGAAGCGATGAACAATAATGAGCAAAAAGTGCAGGAGAAAATGAATGCAGAGAAACAAAAAGGTGTTAAAGTCCAGACTGAGAAAGATTGGTAA